Proteins from a single region of Candidatus Binatia bacterium:
- the aspS gene encoding aspartate--tRNA ligase, producing the protein MSDRVSCGVLRADDAGRTVTLDGWVNRRRDHGGLIFVDLRDHEGITQVVFDPEHPSFAQAEHLRNEDVLRVTGAVRRRPAGTENPRLDTGDVEIAVEALEILNRSLVPPFHINVDEPVDENLRLEYRYLDLRRPRMQRNLRVRHRIVKAIRDFFDSRDFLEIETPMMIKSTPEGARDYLVPSRLYPGSFYALPQSPQLLKQILMIAGFGKYMQIARCMRDEDQRADRLVEFTQLDVELSFCTEEDVMETMESCMRYVWREALGIDVPPFVRMTHQDAIARYGLDKPDLRFGLELADVTKAFAGTEFGVFRSAVEGGGAIVALRYPGGAALSRREFDALTETAKQFGGKGLVWIALTGDGLKSSAARFLSEANVEAVRAAVAADPGDAILLVADSTELAYAVAGKMRNEVGDRCRLRDPAAYAFAWVTGFPYLELDEATGKPIPAHHPFTAPAPGDWELIDRDPMLMRAQHYDMVLNGYELGSGSIRIHKAEEQRKIFEMLGLMPRQIEERFGFFVRALDYGAPPHGGMALGIDRIVMIACAEENLREVTAFPKNQVARDLMMDAPAPVPEQLLRDLHLRHDRASSSV; encoded by the coding sequence ATGAGCGATAGAGTGTCTTGCGGTGTATTGCGCGCGGACGACGCCGGGCGGACGGTTACGCTCGACGGCTGGGTGAACCGCCGCCGGGATCACGGCGGCCTGATCTTCGTCGACCTGCGGGATCACGAGGGCATCACGCAGGTGGTCTTCGATCCGGAGCATCCGAGCTTCGCCCAGGCCGAGCACCTGCGCAACGAAGACGTGTTGCGCGTTACCGGCGCGGTTCGGCGCCGTCCAGCGGGTACGGAGAACCCGCGGCTCGACACGGGCGACGTCGAAATCGCGGTCGAGGCGCTCGAAATTCTCAACCGGTCCCTCGTGCCGCCGTTTCACATCAACGTCGACGAGCCGGTCGACGAGAACCTGCGGCTCGAGTATCGCTATCTGGACCTGCGTCGCCCGCGCATGCAGCGCAATCTTCGCGTGCGCCACCGCATCGTCAAGGCGATCCGCGACTTCTTCGATTCGCGCGACTTCTTGGAGATAGAGACGCCGATGATGATCAAGTCGACGCCCGAGGGCGCACGCGACTACCTCGTGCCCAGCCGGCTCTACCCGGGCTCGTTCTACGCGCTGCCGCAGTCGCCGCAGCTGCTCAAGCAGATCTTGATGATTGCCGGGTTCGGGAAGTACATGCAGATCGCTCGCTGCATGCGCGACGAAGACCAGCGCGCCGATCGCCTCGTGGAGTTCACGCAGCTCGACGTCGAGTTGTCGTTCTGTACCGAGGAAGACGTGATGGAAACGATGGAGTCGTGCATGCGCTACGTGTGGCGTGAGGCGCTCGGGATCGACGTACCCCCGTTCGTGCGGATGACGCATCAAGACGCCATCGCGAGATACGGCCTCGACAAGCCCGACCTGCGCTTCGGCCTCGAGCTCGCCGACGTGACCAAAGCGTTCGCCGGCACGGAGTTCGGCGTGTTTCGATCGGCAGTGGAGGGCGGCGGCGCGATCGTCGCGCTGCGCTATCCGGGCGGAGCGGCGCTGTCGCGGCGCGAGTTCGACGCATTGACGGAGACGGCCAAGCAGTTCGGCGGAAAGGGCTTGGTGTGGATCGCGCTAACGGGTGACGGGCTCAAGTCTTCGGCGGCGCGCTTCTTGAGCGAGGCGAACGTCGAGGCGGTCCGCGCGGCGGTCGCGGCGGACCCGGGGGACGCGATTCTGCTAGTCGCGGATTCCACCGAGCTCGCGTACGCAGTCGCGGGAAAGATGCGCAACGAGGTCGGCGACCGCTGCAGGCTGCGCGATCCCGCAGCGTACGCGTTCGCGTGGGTGACGGGCTTTCCGTACTTAGAGCTCGACGAGGCGACCGGGAAGCCGATTCCCGCGCACCATCCGTTCACCGCGCCGGCGCCCGGCGATTGGGAGCTGATCGATCGCGACCCGATGCTGATGCGCGCGCAGCACTACGACATGGTGCTGAACGGCTACGAGCTCGGCTCCGGCTCGATCCGAATCCACAAGGCCGAGGAGCAACGTAAAATCTTCGAGATGCTGGGCCTAATGCCGCGGCAAATCGAGGAACGGTTCGGCTTCTTCGTGCGCGCCCTGGACTACGGCGCCCCGCCGCACGGCGGCATGGCGCTCGGCATCGACCGGATCGTCATGATCGCGTGCGCGGAGGAGAACCTGCGCGAGGTTACCGCGTTTCCGAAGAACCAGGTCGCGCGCGACCTGATGATGGACGCGCCCGCTCCGGTGCCCGAGCAGCTTTTGCGAGATCTACACCTGCGTCACGATCGGGCGTCGTCGAGCGTTTAA
- a CDS encoding glycosyltransferase → MPEVSVVIPTYNRLDTLASVVPTLLAQDLEPSEYELLVCDSNSNDGTERYLAAVRAEHPNVRHIAANFSGRAAARNAGIAAARGDVVLFNDADILASPSLLSTHLRHHREQRRVAIVGLEVQVKDMDDYRYKRDHPAARGHLHPPSRKKLSWLYFLTGNASVRRDDLVAACCFDESFTGYGHEDLELGYRLQKNGVRILYEPGAVSYHCQAVPYEDQKEKMRLAGRSTARFYRKHPDFAVMLNLGMTPLSLVLHSLLTRLPHVLGYVDRRAERSRLARDLLLQYHYVSGIKEGRASDER, encoded by the coding sequence ATGCCTGAGGTCTCCGTCGTTATCCCGACGTACAATCGGCTCGATACGCTGGCCAGTGTCGTTCCCACGCTGCTCGCGCAAGACCTCGAGCCCTCGGAATACGAACTGCTGGTCTGCGACTCGAACTCGAACGATGGTACGGAGCGCTATCTCGCCGCGGTGCGGGCCGAACATCCCAACGTTCGGCATATCGCCGCGAACTTCAGCGGCCGCGCGGCCGCGCGCAACGCCGGCATCGCCGCCGCGCGCGGCGACGTGGTGCTCTTCAACGATGCCGACATCCTGGCCTCACCGAGTCTGCTCTCGACGCACCTGCGCCATCACCGCGAGCAGCGCCGCGTCGCGATCGTTGGGCTCGAGGTTCAGGTCAAGGACATGGACGACTACCGGTACAAGCGCGATCATCCGGCGGCTCGCGGGCATCTCCATCCGCCCTCACGAAAAAAACTGTCGTGGCTCTATTTCTTAACGGGCAACGCCTCGGTTCGTCGCGACGACCTCGTCGCGGCGTGCTGCTTCGACGAGAGCTTTACGGGCTACGGTCACGAGGATCTGGAGCTGGGCTATCGGCTGCAAAAGAACGGCGTCCGGATCCTCTACGAACCCGGCGCGGTGAGCTACCATTGCCAAGCGGTTCCGTACGAGGATCAGAAGGAAAAGATGCGCCTCGCGGGACGATCCACCGCGCGCTTCTATCGAAAGCATCCGGATTTCGCGGTGATGTTGAACCTCGGGATGACGCCGCTCTCACTCGTGCTGCACTCGCTATTGACCCGCCTTCCGCACGTGCTCGGCTACGTCGACCGCCGGGCGGAGCGCTCGCGCCTGGCGCGCGACCTGTTGCTGCAGTATCATTATGTCTCCGGGATCAAGGAAGGGCGCGCGAGCGATGAGCGATAG
- a CDS encoding glycosyltransferase family 9 protein — translation MRILLSRTDRIGDLVLSTPAIATVRASFPDAHLAIVTSEYNRVVMERNAAVDELIVLPRDASPRKFGAGLERYDVAIALAPRAVDLQLVGGTRAPLRVGYTYERRWLARLTAHLYLNRIMISEADPELCDREPRRVVRHEVVQLLDLVALAGAHRRDYRLRLDVRAEDRLVAQTLPADPIVFHLGRRWFTDGSTLQGTLAIVDELARFAPVVITCAYDTASDAAIFEERPSVAGVLRALPFYEWAAVFERAKVVVTVDTGATHVASAVGRPTLVAFEHKYFRLNSQEWSPYGVPHVLVRKPAREDDDSLVRFRDEISRGVGRLLQAPHA, via the coding sequence GTGAGGATCCTGCTCTCGCGTACGGACCGGATCGGCGATCTGGTCCTGTCCACCCCGGCGATTGCGACCGTTCGAGCCTCGTTTCCGGACGCCCATCTGGCGATCGTCACGAGCGAGTACAATCGCGTAGTGATGGAGCGCAACGCTGCAGTCGACGAGCTCATCGTCTTGCCCCGCGACGCCTCGCCGCGAAAGTTCGGCGCGGGCTTAGAGCGATACGACGTCGCGATCGCGCTCGCGCCGCGCGCCGTAGACCTCCAGCTGGTGGGCGGTACACGCGCGCCGCTGCGCGTCGGCTACACTTACGAACGGCGCTGGCTAGCCCGGCTAACGGCCCACTTGTACCTGAACCGCATCATGATTTCCGAGGCGGATCCGGAGCTGTGCGATCGGGAACCGCGGCGCGTCGTGCGGCACGAGGTCGTGCAGCTGCTCGATCTGGTTGCGCTCGCGGGCGCGCACCGGCGGGATTACCGGCTGCGCCTCGACGTCCGCGCGGAAGACCGCCTCGTCGCGCAAACGCTGCCGGCCGACCCCATCGTGTTTCATCTCGGGCGGCGCTGGTTCACCGACGGCAGCACGCTGCAAGGGACGCTAGCAATCGTCGACGAGCTGGCGCGGTTCGCCCCAGTCGTGATCACCTGTGCCTACGACACCGCATCGGACGCCGCGATCTTCGAAGAACGGCCGAGCGTCGCGGGGGTCCTGCGCGCGCTGCCCTTCTACGAATGGGCGGCCGTCTTCGAGCGCGCCAAGGTCGTCGTGACCGTCGACACGGGCGCGACCCACGTAGCCAGCGCGGTCGGGCGGCCGACGCTCGTCGCGTTCGAGCACAAATACTTCCGCCTGAACTCGCAGGAGTGGTCGCCTTACGGCGTGCCGCACGTACTGGTGCGTAAGCCGGCTCGCGAGGACGACGACTCGCTCGTGCGCTTTCGCGACGAGATCTCCCGCGGCGTGGGCAGACTGCTCCAGGCGCCCCATGCCTGA
- a CDS encoding glycosyltransferase, whose amino-acid sequence MRATIQLCTYNRAALLERVLDACLEQTVDDREYEIVLVDDGSADSTPSVIERVRTRARCPFTVVTQANGGLAKARNAGIARANGERIIFIDDDVLPLPNFVEEHVRAAARHPAGIVRGGAIEVQSLDDLPPPIWSLRNYSGNYFWTTNVSVPLQTIRAIGGFDESFSEYGWEDIDVGLRLRARGVKAVFHPAALVYHYKPRPRADGVEKMLCQAQAQARTAARLVALHPGWRAYLATGINPVQRGFHRLLRRLRFAERFRGRLGRPDGARALERGELRAARALANEAYFEELERVLRSPGA is encoded by the coding sequence ATGCGCGCGACGATTCAGCTCTGCACCTACAACCGCGCGGCGCTGCTCGAACGCGTTCTCGACGCGTGCCTGGAGCAGACGGTGGACGATCGCGAGTACGAGATCGTGCTCGTGGACGACGGATCGGCCGACTCGACACCATCCGTCATCGAGCGCGTTCGGACGCGAGCCCGCTGCCCGTTCACGGTCGTAACGCAGGCGAACGGCGGTCTCGCGAAGGCGCGCAACGCGGGAATCGCCCGCGCGAACGGCGAGCGGATCATCTTCATAGACGACGACGTCCTTCCGCTCCCGAACTTCGTCGAGGAGCACGTGCGCGCGGCCGCCCGTCATCCGGCCGGCATCGTCCGGGGCGGCGCGATCGAAGTGCAGAGCCTCGACGATCTGCCTCCGCCGATCTGGAGCTTGCGGAACTACAGCGGCAACTACTTCTGGACCACCAACGTTTCGGTGCCACTGCAGACGATTCGAGCGATCGGCGGATTCGACGAGTCGTTTTCCGAGTACGGCTGGGAGGACATCGACGTCGGATTGCGCCTGCGCGCGCGCGGCGTCAAGGCGGTCTTTCATCCAGCGGCGCTCGTCTACCACTACAAGCCGCGCCCGCGCGCGGACGGAGTCGAGAAGATGCTGTGCCAAGCGCAGGCGCAGGCACGCACCGCGGCGCGGCTCGTGGCGCTGCATCCCGGCTGGCGCGCGTATCTTGCGACCGGCATCAATCCGGTGCAGCGCGGATTCCACCGGCTGCTGCGACGCCTGCGCTTCGCGGAGCGCTTTCGCGGCAGGCTCGGACGACCGGACGGTGCGCGTGCGCTGGAACGCGGCGAGCTGCGGGCCGCCCGCGCTCTGGCGAACGAGGCCTACTTCGAGGAGCTGGAGCGCGTGCTGCGATCGCCCGGCGCGTGA
- a CDS encoding glycosyltransferase family 9 protein has product MRERSMQQNAKRALLYCAGGGIGDSLVASLVARALRRRFAMVDALTLTAHRALLERVPDVDRVLVDEGDERALANRLTLHSYDACVVTWATVRTARVPQLAAIGVRVGQARRFYSFRFTERVVVRSERGDVTSHWSEILLDFARALDCDTDDRRYRFVPTARDEREAAELDTAAGRFIILNPCNAVASVRGIWPVEGWASLARALREQFGVRVLVSGAPADARFADAIADLAQAPDVVSVAGKTSVGGFGALAQRAAAFVGITTGSMHVAAAVGCPTVGIFPFQSDFPDRWRPLGERTAVVRPSFRCHRGDTKEHCRDYACIAQLDQPRILAATESLIS; this is encoded by the coding sequence TTGCGCGAACGATCGATGCAGCAGAACGCTAAACGCGCTTTGCTCTATTGCGCGGGAGGAGGTATCGGAGACTCGCTCGTCGCCTCGCTCGTCGCTCGGGCGCTGCGTCGCAGGTTCGCCATGGTCGACGCACTGACGCTGACCGCCCACCGGGCGTTGCTGGAACGCGTGCCGGACGTCGATCGCGTGTTGGTCGATGAGGGTGACGAGCGCGCGTTGGCCAACCGCCTGACGCTTCACAGTTACGATGCGTGCGTCGTCACTTGGGCGACGGTGAGGACGGCGCGCGTGCCGCAGCTCGCGGCGATTGGAGTGCGCGTGGGCCAGGCCCGGCGCTTCTACTCGTTTCGATTCACGGAACGCGTCGTCGTTCGCAGCGAACGCGGCGACGTAACCTCGCATTGGTCCGAGATTCTGCTCGACTTCGCGCGCGCTCTGGATTGCGACACCGACGATCGACGATATCGCTTCGTACCGACGGCGCGGGACGAGCGCGAAGCGGCAGAGCTCGACACGGCGGCGGGGCGGTTCATCATCCTCAACCCATGCAACGCAGTGGCGTCGGTGCGCGGAATCTGGCCGGTCGAGGGCTGGGCGTCGCTGGCGCGCGCGCTGCGGGAGCAATTCGGTGTTCGCGTCCTCGTGAGCGGAGCGCCGGCGGACGCGCGCTTCGCGGACGCCATCGCAGATCTGGCGCAGGCTCCGGACGTTGTCTCGGTGGCCGGCAAAACCAGCGTTGGCGGGTTCGGAGCGCTCGCGCAGCGGGCCGCCGCGTTCGTCGGGATCACGACCGGTTCGATGCACGTCGCGGCCGCCGTCGGCTGCCCCACCGTGGGAATCTTCCCGTTCCAATCGGACTTTCCGGACCGCTGGAGGCCGCTCGGAGAGCGGACCGCCGTGGTGCGGCCATCCTTTCGGTGTCACAGGGGCGACACGAAGGAGCACTGCCGGGATTATGCGTGCATCGCGCAGCTCGACCAACCGCGGATTCTCGCGGCGACAGAGTCGTTGATCTCGTGA
- a CDS encoding glycosyltransferase — protein MISVVIASKDRERYLRDTLASLDAQAGAAQFEVIVVDNGSQDGTRALVESRAGGDPPVWYVGESQPNRARARNRGAAAARGDYLLFCDDDVRLPVGWVAAHAAAQRGGECVVNGPILNVGSPEARPVPRPMNYSRAFLCSCNASVSKRVFLDAGGFDENFNLYGWEDTELGLRLRELGVGWKFAWDAYLWHVKLPKENTLAAESAKAVEKARMARLFVAKHPSLRARLATGAYEPNVLRGRYLLPDWLLAFYAGLATSPRVPDWLSALARRQALDGIYTRELARTIDAAER, from the coding sequence ATGATCTCCGTCGTTATCGCCAGCAAGGATCGCGAGCGCTATCTCCGCGACACGCTGGCATCGCTCGACGCCCAGGCCGGCGCGGCGCAGTTCGAGGTGATCGTCGTCGACAACGGCTCGCAGGACGGCACGCGCGCTCTGGTCGAGTCACGCGCGGGCGGCGATCCGCCCGTGTGGTACGTCGGCGAGTCGCAGCCGAATCGCGCGAGGGCGCGCAACCGTGGGGCCGCCGCGGCGCGCGGCGACTACCTTTTATTTTGCGACGATGACGTGCGGCTGCCCGTGGGCTGGGTCGCGGCGCACGCCGCCGCGCAGCGCGGAGGCGAGTGCGTCGTCAACGGACCGATCCTCAACGTCGGCTCGCCCGAGGCGCGTCCCGTTCCCCGGCCCATGAACTACTCGCGCGCGTTCCTGTGCAGCTGCAATGCCTCGGTGTCCAAGCGCGTTTTCCTCGACGCCGGCGGCTTCGACGAAAACTTCAATCTCTACGGGTGGGAGGATACGGAGCTGGGGCTGCGGCTACGAGAACTCGGTGTGGGCTGGAAGTTCGCGTGGGATGCGTACCTCTGGCACGTCAAGCTGCCCAAGGAGAACACGCTGGCGGCCGAGAGCGCCAAGGCGGTCGAGAAGGCGCGGATGGCGCGGCTCTTCGTCGCGAAGCATCCGTCGCTGCGCGCGCGACTCGCGACGGGCGCCTACGAACCGAACGTGCTGAGAGGACGATACCTGCTTCCCGACTGGCTGCTCGCATTCTATGCGGGGCTTGCGACGAGCCCACGGGTGCCGGACTGGCTGAGCGCGCTTGCGCGCCGGCAGGCTCTCGACGGCATCTACACGCGCGAGCTTGCGCGAACGATCGATGCAGCAGAACGCTAA